A region of the Deinococcus radiotolerans genome:
TCTTGCTGGGCGTGTCCTTCACGTACCAGATGTGCGCGGCGGGCGTCGCCAGGTCGATGTGACCCATGCGGTAGCGGCGGACCTTGCTGCTGGTGACTTCCACGCCGCAGCGCTCGCAGACCTTGCCCTCGTAACGCTGACGCTTGTACTTCCCGCAGGCGCACTCGTAGTCCTTCTGCGGCCCGAAGATGCGCTCGTCGAACAGACCTTCGCGCTCGGGTTTCAGGGTGCGGTAGTTGATGGTTTCGGGCTTTTCAACCTCGCCGAACGACCACTCGCGGATCTTCTCCGGGCTGGCGATGGCGATACGAACTTTGTTGAAATCTTTCATTGAGACTCCTGGGTTGGGAGGCTTGAACCGGGGGGCCAGGGGTCAGAGGTTCTGGGCACGGGACCTGGACGCTGTGACCCCTGGACGGCGCGCTAACGCGCGCCTTAGCGCTTGGGCATCATGCCTTCGAAGATGTCGACGGCCTTGTCGCCGTTGTCGAGCACTTCGACGTCCAGGCCCAGCGAGTGGAGTTCCTTGACGAGCACCTTGAACGACTCGGGAATGGTGCTGCCCGAGACTTCCTCGCCCTTGACGATGCTCTGGTACGCGGCGTCGCGGCCATCGATGTCGTCGGACTTGATCGTGAGCATTTCCTGGAGGGTGTGCGCGGCGCCGTACGCTTCAAGCGCCCACACTTCCATCTCCCCGAAGCGCTGACCGCCGAACTGGGCTTTACCGCCCAGGGGCTGCTGGGTGATGAGGCTGTAAGGGCCGGTGGAACGGGCGTGCAGCTTGTCTTCCACCATGTGGTACAGCTTCATGACGTACATGGTGCCGACCACGACGGGGCCACTGATGGGTTCGCCGGTGCGGCCGTCGTACAGGACGCTCTTGCCGGTGCGGCTGAGTTCCATCTGGGACTTCTCGTAGTCGCCGCTGGTGTCGCTGATCACGCCGAGTTTCGCGGCGCGGTCAAGCACCTGCTGCTCGCGCTTGTCGAGTTCGAAGCCGTCGTCCTTGTTGCGCTGGATGCGTTCGGCGGCGGCCACTTCGAGCATTTCCTTGATGGTCGCTTCGGTGACGGAGTCGAAGACCGGGGTCTCGAACTTCTGCCCCGTGAGGCGGGCCACTTCACCCAGGTGGGTTTCCAGGATCTGCCCGAGGTTCATGCGCGAGGGCACGCCCAGCGGGTTGAACACGAGGTCGACGGGGGTGCCGTCTTCCAGGTAGGGCATGTCCTCGGGGGCCATGATCTTGGAGACCACGCCCTTGTTCCCGTGGCGGTTGGCGACCTTGTCGCCCACCTGCAGCTGGCGTTTCTGGGCCACGTACACGCGGACCATCTCGCGCACGCCGGGCTTGAGGTCCACGCCCTCGTCGCCGCGGCGGAAGCGCACGGTCTTCACGACGATGCCGCCCTGACCGGACTGCACGCGCAGACTGGTGTCCTTCACTTCGCGGGCCTTCTCGCCGAAGATGCTGCGCAGCAGGCGCTCTTCGGGGGTGGGTTCACTTTCACCCTTGAAGCTGGTCTTGCCGACCAGGATGTCGCCAGGTTTGACTTCGGCGCCCACGCGGACGATGCCGTCCTCGTCGAGGTCGCGCAGCGCGGCTTCGCTGAGGCCAGGGATGTCGCGGGTGATCTTCTCGGGCCCGAGCTTGGTGTCACGCGCCTCGATCTCGTCCTTCTCGATGTGCACGCTGGTGTAGAAGTCCTTACGGACCAGACCCTCGCTGATGCAGATCGCGTCTTCGAAGTTGAAGCCGTCAAACGGCATGATCGCAATCGTGATGTTCTGACCCAGCGCGAGGCGGCCGAGGTCGCTGGCGGGACCGTCGGCGATGACCTGACCGGCGGTGACGGTGTCACCGATATCCACGATGGGGTGCTGGTCGAGGTTGGTGCCCTGGTTGCTGCGGGTGAAACGCACGAGTTCGAAGGTGCGGACGTTGCCGGCGCTGTAGCCAATGGCGGGCGCGTCCTCGGTCAGGGTGACCTGGATGTTGCGGGCGTCCACGTACGTCACGCGGCCGGTCACGTCACTCACGACGCTGGTGCCGCTGTCGGTCACCACGCGGCGCTCGACGCCGGTACCCACGGCGGGGCTGTCGGCACGCACGAGCGGCACGGCCTGCGACTGCATGTTGGAACCCATGAGCGCGCGGTTGGCGTCGTCGTGCTCCAGGAAGGGAATCAGGGACGTGTTGATGGACACGATCTGCTTCGGGGACACGTCCATGTAGTCCACTTCTTCCGGGGTGTACCACAGGGGGTCGCCCTTGCGGCGGGCCAGGACGCGCTCGTCACTGAAGGTGCCGTCGTCGTTCAGCGGGCTGTTCGCCTGCGCCACGGTGTAGCGGTCCTCAATGTCGGCCGTCATGTAGATCACGTCGTCGCTGACGCGGCCATTCTCGACCTTGCGGTAGGGGGCCTCGATGAAGCCCAGGTCGTTCACCTTCGCGTAGCTGGCCAGCGAGGAGATCAGGCCGATGTTCGCACCTTCGGGCGTCTCGATCGGGCAGATGCGGCCGTAGTGAGTCCGGTGCACGTCGCGCACGTCGAAGCCGGCGCGTTCGCGGGTCAGACCGCCCGGCCCCAGCGCGGAGATACGGCGCTTGTGGCGCAGGTCCGACAGGGGGTTGGTCTGGTCCTTGAACTGGCTGAGCTGGCTGCGGCCGAAGAATTCGCGCATGGCCGCCACGATGGGGCGGTTGTTCACGAGTTTCGTGGGGGTCGCGGCGTCGGGGTTGCCCAGCAGCATGCGCTCGCGCACGCCGCGCGCCATGCGGCCCATGCCCACGCGCAGCTGGTCGGCGAGCAGTTCGCCCACGGTGCGCACGCGGCGGTTGCCGAGGTGGTCGATGTCATCTTCTGTGACCGGCACGTCGTGCAGGCCGTCGGCGCCCTGCATGCCGACCGTCTCGCGGCCGTACTGGAGCGCCATCAGGTAGCGGATGGTGTCGACCAGGCCGGCGTCCGTGAACTTGCCGTCCTCGAAGTTCAGCAGGGTGCGTTCCTGACGCTGCACGCCCAGCTTGGTGTTCATCTTGAAGCGGCCGGGTTCACCCAGGTCGTAGCGGCGCGGGTCAGCCAGCAGGCCGTACAGGTACTGGATGGCCTTGTCGCGCTTGGGCGGATCGCCGGGGCGCAGGACCGTGAACAGGCGCAGCAGGGCCTCGTCGGCGCCCATGCCCGCGCTCTTGTCCTCGGGGAGTTCCATGTCCGGCTCGAACTCCGTGAACAGCGCCTTGAGGCTGGTGTCGTCGTACCCCAGCACGCGCAGCAGCAGCGACACGGGGAACTTGCGCTTATTCACCTTCATTTCCAGGATGCCGCCCGCGAACTCCAGTTCGATCCAGGGGCCACGCTTGGGCATGGGGATGATCGCGCCGGTATACATCTTCTTGATGCCCTTGTAGGAGCTCGTGAAGTACACGCCGGGGCTGCGGTGAATCTGGGAGATGATCACGCGGTCCGCGCCGTTGATGACGAACGAGCCGTCCTCGGTCATCAGGGGCAGGTCGCCCAGGAACACCTGGTCTTCCTTGATCAGGCCGCTGTCCTTGTGGATCAGCTGCAGCTTGGCGTACATGGGCGCCTGGTAGGTGACGTCCTTCTCGCGGCACTCCTCGGGGGTGTACGGCGGCTCGCCCAGACGGTACTCGAGGAAGTCCAGCACCAGACCGGTGCTGCGGCCCTTCTCGGTCTCGTCGATGGGGAAGACTTCCTTGAACGCACTCTGCAACCCGACGTTCTCGCGCTGGTCGGGCGCCCGGTCGGCCTGCAGGAACGCCTGGAAGGAGTTCACCTGAATTTCGGTCAGGTTGGGAAGCGGAATCACGTCCGCAATGTCACCGAATCGCTCGATGCGGGGTCCTTTACCGGTCAAACTCATGTCCACCTCGCACGCCCTCTTCTGAACTCACGCGCGTTTCCGGGGTGGAGAAACAAGCGCGCGGGAAGCGCGGCCCCTTGCCTGGGCGCGTTCCCTGAAAATTAAGTTAGTTTTGCAGACCCGTTCGCCGCAAAGAACTCCTGGCCCGACCCATCATGGTCAGCACAGAACAGTATACGCCCGCCCGGCATGACCGGTCAACGGGCGTCCTGGCCTGCAACACTTCAGGGGGCCGGGCGCGGGTGATGACGCGAAGTATGCCGCACCGCCCACCCCGGAATCAATCCACCCACGCCCTGAGGGTCACTTCACGAACTCAGCGCGATTCCCGCGCCGCACCCCGTAGCATGGACAGGTGGACGCCCTTTCCCCCTACCTGCCGCTGATCTCCACCATCCTGCGGGGCCTGGCCCTGATCGGCCTGATTCACGCGGTCGTCACGCGGCAACAGGTGTACTGGATCGTCATGCTGCTGTTCGGCGCCGTGTTCGGCGGACTGTTCGGCCTGGCCTTCGCTGCCGTGTACACCTTCATGGTGCTGATCCCAGCCGCGCGCGGCGGCAGCCGCGTGGCCGGGCAGGCCGTGGCGCGCGGCGTCGAGGCCCTCAAACCCCTGGACACCCGCATCCGCGAGGCGCATGAGCGCCTGACCGAGAGCGACACCCTCCAGCACCGCGCCGACCTGGCCGCCCTCCAGGCCCGCGCTGGCCGCCCGGACGAGGCGCAGGCCACCCTCGCGCCCCTCCTGAGCGGCATCTACGCCGACGATCCGGTCGTGCTGCTCACCAGCGCCGAACTGGACCTGGCCCGCAACGACTTCAGCACAGCCGAAAGCAAACTGAACCGCGTGGACCTGCGCACCAGCGCCGCCACCCGCACCCGCACCCTGACCCTCCTCGCGCAGGCCCAGGACGCCCAGGGCAAAGCCGACGCCGACCAGACCTACCGCGACGCCATCACGGGCGCCACCACCGAGGAACCCCGCGCCCGCTACGCCGCGTACCTGATCCGCCAGGGCCGAACAGAGGACGCCCGCACCCTGCTCGACCAGATGGCCAAAACCGAGTCGCGCGCCACGAACCTCTACAAACGCCAGGAACGCGAGTGGTTCCAGATGGCCGCCGGGCTGCGTAAAGAGCTGAAGTGATCGCCGCGCCGGTCTACCTGTACGACCAGCCCGGTCCGCAGCGACCCGCCCAGATCCGGCGGGTGGAGGGCC
Encoded here:
- the rpoB gene encoding DNA-directed RNA polymerase subunit beta encodes the protein MSLTGKGPRIERFGDIADVIPLPNLTEIQVNSFQAFLQADRAPDQRENVGLQSAFKEVFPIDETEKGRSTGLVLDFLEYRLGEPPYTPEECREKDVTYQAPMYAKLQLIHKDSGLIKEDQVFLGDLPLMTEDGSFVINGADRVIISQIHRSPGVYFTSSYKGIKKMYTGAIIPMPKRGPWIELEFAGGILEMKVNKRKFPVSLLLRVLGYDDTSLKALFTEFEPDMELPEDKSAGMGADEALLRLFTVLRPGDPPKRDKAIQYLYGLLADPRRYDLGEPGRFKMNTKLGVQRQERTLLNFEDGKFTDAGLVDTIRYLMALQYGRETVGMQGADGLHDVPVTEDDIDHLGNRRVRTVGELLADQLRVGMGRMARGVRERMLLGNPDAATPTKLVNNRPIVAAMREFFGRSQLSQFKDQTNPLSDLRHKRRISALGPGGLTRERAGFDVRDVHRTHYGRICPIETPEGANIGLISSLASYAKVNDLGFIEAPYRKVENGRVSDDVIYMTADIEDRYTVAQANSPLNDDGTFSDERVLARRKGDPLWYTPEEVDYMDVSPKQIVSINTSLIPFLEHDDANRALMGSNMQSQAVPLVRADSPAVGTGVERRVVTDSGTSVVSDVTGRVTYVDARNIQVTLTEDAPAIGYSAGNVRTFELVRFTRSNQGTNLDQHPIVDIGDTVTAGQVIADGPASDLGRLALGQNITIAIMPFDGFNFEDAICISEGLVRKDFYTSVHIEKDEIEARDTKLGPEKITRDIPGLSEAALRDLDEDGIVRVGAEVKPGDILVGKTSFKGESEPTPEERLLRSIFGEKAREVKDTSLRVQSGQGGIVVKTVRFRRGDEGVDLKPGVREMVRVYVAQKRQLQVGDKVANRHGNKGVVSKIMAPEDMPYLEDGTPVDLVFNPLGVPSRMNLGQILETHLGEVARLTGQKFETPVFDSVTEATIKEMLEVAAAERIQRNKDDGFELDKREQQVLDRAAKLGVISDTSGDYEKSQMELSRTGKSVLYDGRTGEPISGPVVVGTMYVMKLYHMVEDKLHARSTGPYSLITQQPLGGKAQFGGQRFGEMEVWALEAYGAAHTLQEMLTIKSDDIDGRDAAYQSIVKGEEVSGSTIPESFKVLVKELHSLGLDVEVLDNGDKAVDIFEGMMPKR